From the genome of Virgibacillus siamensis, one region includes:
- a CDS encoding SRPBCC family protein, with translation MKSKEILPEIRKKVVLNASIGKVWKAVSTSEGIAAWWMPNDFKPFLNQEFTLYTGEYGNSPCKVTEINQPNRLGFDWDKDWHLTFELYELEDGKTEFTLIHSGWDAKKDTEFGQPHSMIREIMDGGWENMVKEKLPEYIEV, from the coding sequence ATGAAATCAAAAGAAATATTGCCTGAAATCCGGAAAAAAGTAGTGCTTAACGCTTCTATAGGGAAGGTATGGAAGGCGGTATCAACCTCAGAGGGGATTGCTGCATGGTGGATGCCAAATGATTTTAAACCTTTTTTGAATCAAGAATTTACACTTTATACAGGGGAATATGGTAATTCACCTTGTAAGGTCACAGAAATCAATCAACCGAATCGCCTTGGTTTTGACTGGGATAAGGACTGGCATCTGACTTTTGAGTTGTACGAATTAGAAGACGGCAAAACAGAATTTACGCTCATTCATTCTGGATGGGATGCGAAAAAAGATACAGAGTTTGGGCAACCGCATTCAATGATTCGTGAAATTATGGACGGCGGTTGGGAAAACATGGTCAAAGAAAAGTTGCCCGAATATATTGAGGTCTAA
- a CDS encoding GNAT family N-acetyltransferase, whose amino-acid sequence MGKKVLKHIIDEEVSLRMFTEDDLEEFYNLIFNSKIHLKKWVTWVDSVEKQEDAEESLKLRIEALLESGGYPMWFAVIYKGEIAGTIGFNDIDKTNRVGEELGYWLGEKFQRKGIMLRAFKAVINYGFKDLGLNKIEAYIAAGNGRSKALPERFGFLEEGRIRQAEWLYDHYEDEIIYGLLAEEYLS is encoded by the coding sequence GTGGGGAAAAAAGTGCTAAAACATATAATCGATGAAGAAGTTTCTTTGAGAATGTTTACCGAGGACGATCTCGAAGAATTTTATAATTTAATATTTAATTCAAAGATTCATCTCAAAAAATGGGTTACCTGGGTTGATTCTGTTGAAAAACAAGAAGATGCTGAAGAAAGTTTAAAATTAAGAATCGAAGCGTTGTTGGAAAGCGGCGGATACCCAATGTGGTTTGCTGTTATATATAAAGGGGAAATTGCAGGCACTATTGGATTCAATGATATTGATAAAACGAATAGGGTAGGGGAGGAGCTAGGCTATTGGCTGGGTGAAAAATTCCAACGAAAAGGCATAATGTTAAGGGCATTTAAAGCGGTTATAAATTATGGATTTAAGGACCTCGGACTTAATAAAATTGAAGCATATATTGCAGCTGGTAATGGACGGAGTAAAGCTCTACCAGAGAGATTTGGATTTTTAGAAGAAGGAAGAATAAGACAGGCAGAATGGTTATATGATCATTACGAAGATGAAATAATTTATGGGCTTTTAGCTGAAGAGTATCTTTCCTAG
- the ppsA gene encoding phosphoenolpyruvate synthase, whose amino-acid sequence MKKYVLDFQEIDKTRQMVVGGKGLNLGELSKVHGIQVPEGFCVTTEAYQKVLEQNEAFHALLDQLTLLNVEDQNQTSKISRKIRQIITEVEIPPDVAKAVAHNLSRFGDEYAYAVRSSATAEDLPHASFAGQQDTYLNIIGTEAVLWHIRKCWASLFTDRAVIYRVKNGFNHNQVYLSVIVQRMVFPQASGILFTADPITSNRKLLSIDASFGLGEALVSGLVSADNYKVREEEITDKMVATKKLAIYGREEGGTETQPIDPDQQMTQTLTNQQILQLARIGRKIEAYFGQPQDIEWCLVDNTFYIVQSRPITTLYPVPEANDQENHVYISVGHQQMMTDPIKPLGLSFYLLMTPAPMRKAGGRLFVDVTHQLASPNSREMFLNGMGQHDPLIKDALMTIIEREDFIKSVQDDTKAASPINSNPDQLAQFHNNPTIVSDLIKRSQALIEQLKQNIQTKSGSALFDFIREDTQQLMKFLADAQGLGAITAVINASRWINENMYEWLGAKNAADTLSQSVPNNVTSEMGLELMEVADVIRPYPEVIDYLQYVKDDHFLDELDKFNGGQEARDAICSYLNKYGMRCVGEIDITKTRWSEKPTTLIPMILSNIKNFEPHAASLKFKHGRQEAMDKEQELLERLKQLPDGETKAKETKRMIEIILNFSGYREYPKYVWMNHYFVYKQALLKEAERLVQASVIHEKEDMYYLTFEELHETVRTHKLNYQIISKRIDEYKLYEKLSPPRVITSDGEIIAGKYKRENLPAEAILGLPVSSGVIEGRARVILNMKDVNLDDGDILVTAFTDPSWTPLFVSIKGLVTEVGGLMTHGAVIAREYGLPAVVGAENATKLIKDGQRIRVNGTEGYIEIL is encoded by the coding sequence ATGAAAAAATATGTGCTGGATTTTCAAGAGATTGATAAAACGAGACAAATGGTGGTTGGGGGAAAAGGGCTGAATTTAGGGGAACTATCGAAGGTCCATGGCATACAGGTGCCGGAAGGATTTTGTGTTACGACAGAAGCTTATCAAAAAGTCCTTGAACAAAACGAAGCGTTCCACGCATTGTTGGATCAACTCACACTGCTAAATGTAGAGGATCAAAATCAAACAAGTAAAATCAGCAGGAAGATTCGACAAATCATTACGGAAGTGGAGATTCCCCCCGATGTTGCGAAAGCCGTTGCTCACAATCTCTCCCGGTTTGGCGATGAATATGCTTATGCAGTGCGCTCCAGTGCAACAGCTGAAGATTTACCACATGCCTCTTTTGCCGGTCAGCAAGACACCTATTTAAATATCATCGGAACAGAAGCCGTTTTGTGGCACATCCGCAAATGCTGGGCTTCCCTATTCACGGACCGTGCTGTGATTTACCGTGTGAAAAATGGATTTAACCACAACCAAGTGTATTTATCCGTTATCGTTCAAAGGATGGTTTTCCCACAGGCTTCAGGTATTTTATTTACCGCTGACCCCATTACTTCTAACCGAAAGCTGCTATCCATCGATGCCAGTTTTGGACTGGGTGAGGCACTTGTCTCCGGTTTAGTGTCTGCGGACAATTATAAAGTTCGGGAAGAGGAAATCACCGATAAGATGGTAGCAACTAAAAAACTGGCTATTTATGGACGAGAAGAAGGCGGAACAGAGACACAGCCGATCGATCCGGATCAGCAAATGACTCAAACACTTACTAATCAACAAATTTTACAACTGGCACGCATTGGAAGGAAAATCGAAGCGTATTTCGGCCAGCCGCAAGATATCGAATGGTGTTTGGTTGATAATACATTTTATATTGTCCAGAGCCGTCCAATCACGACTTTATACCCCGTCCCTGAAGCGAATGATCAAGAAAATCACGTCTATATATCCGTTGGCCACCAACAAATGATGACCGATCCCATCAAACCGCTCGGATTGTCTTTTTACCTTTTGATGACTCCTGCACCCATGCGTAAAGCTGGTGGAAGGCTGTTTGTTGATGTCACACATCAATTGGCTTCGCCTAACAGCAGGGAAATGTTTTTAAATGGCATGGGACAACACGATCCACTTATAAAAGATGCACTCATGACCATAATAGAGCGAGAAGATTTTATAAAATCGGTCCAAGATGATACAAAAGCAGCGAGTCCCATTAATAGCAATCCAGATCAGCTGGCACAATTCCATAACAATCCGACAATCGTTTCGGATTTGATCAAGCGCAGTCAAGCGTTGATCGAACAGTTGAAACAAAACATTCAAACGAAGTCGGGATCGGCGTTATTCGATTTTATTCGGGAAGATACCCAGCAATTAATGAAGTTCTTGGCTGATGCGCAAGGGTTGGGTGCCATTACGGCCGTTATAAATGCTTCAAGATGGATTAATGAAAATATGTACGAGTGGTTAGGTGCAAAAAATGCGGCGGATACGCTTTCCCAATCTGTGCCGAATAATGTTACGTCAGAAATGGGCCTGGAGCTGATGGAGGTCGCAGATGTGATTCGTCCCTATCCGGAGGTCATTGATTATTTGCAATACGTAAAAGATGATCATTTTTTGGATGAACTGGATAAGTTTAATGGTGGACAGGAAGCCCGGGATGCTATCTGTTCTTATCTTAACAAATACGGAATGCGATGTGTCGGAGAAATTGATATTACGAAAACTCGCTGGAGCGAAAAACCAACGACACTTATCCCGATGATTCTGAGTAACATTAAAAACTTTGAGCCCCATGCCGCCAGCTTGAAATTCAAACATGGACGACAGGAAGCTATGGACAAAGAGCAAGAGCTTTTGGAACGGTTGAAACAGCTCCCGGACGGTGAGACAAAAGCCAAAGAAACCAAACGAATGATTGAGATCATTCTGAATTTCAGCGGTTACCGGGAATATCCCAAATATGTTTGGATGAATCACTACTTCGTTTATAAGCAGGCTTTGCTTAAAGAAGCAGAACGACTTGTACAAGCGAGCGTGATCCATGAAAAAGAAGATATGTACTATCTCACTTTTGAAGAACTTCACGAAACCGTACGAACCCATAAACTAAATTACCAGATTATCAGCAAGCGAATAGATGAATACAAATTATATGAAAAACTAAGTCCCCCACGTGTGATCACATCTGATGGTGAAATCATTGCAGGTAAATACAAACGTGAAAACCTCCCAGCTGAAGCAATTTTAGGTCTACCGGTTTCTTCCGGAGTTATAGAGGGCAGGGCGCGCGTCATCTTAAACATGAAAGATGTAAATCTGGATGATGGAGATATCCTGGTTACAGCCTTCACTGATCCTAGCTGGACACCATTGTTTGTATCCATAAAGGGGCTCGTTACCGAAGTTGGCGGACTGATGACCCATGGAGCAGTTATTGCACGTGAATATGGCTTACCTGCAGTTGTCGGAGCGGAAAATGCCACCAAACTGATTAAGGATGGGCAACGAATCAGGGTGAATGGAACAGAAGGGTATATCGAAATATTATAA
- a CDS encoding helix-turn-helix transcriptional regulator — protein sequence MNRKGNLTNRLNVLRAEKRWSQKKVASLLGISRQTVVSIEANKYSPSLMLAFQIAHLFDKDINDVFQYHSEEEYLND from the coding sequence ATGAACCGTAAAGGAAACCTAACAAATCGATTAAATGTACTTCGAGCTGAAAAGCGTTGGTCCCAAAAGAAAGTTGCATCACTGCTGGGAATCAGTCGACAAACGGTTGTTTCAATTGAAGCTAATAAATACAGTCCATCTTTAATGCTTGCCTTTCAAATTGCTCATTTGTTTGACAAGGATATTAATGACGTTTTCCAATATCATTCAGAAGAGGAGTATTTAAATGATTAA
- a CDS encoding DUF4440 domain-containing protein: protein MGIEQEVSYEVYRLMELHQEFESGKFEEMNELYSDEFQGWLYMPGAGQVDTFNVEDIKEGNKEAANHFKDKKIQFVFSGLAIVPQHENQAAVSYEITYRDDERMVRALNLEVWKKGTDGKWRIIRWYQEKGLSE from the coding sequence ATGGGTATAGAACAAGAAGTATCGTATGAAGTATATCGCTTAATGGAGCTGCATCAAGAATTTGAAAGTGGTAAGTTTGAAGAAATGAATGAGTTATATTCGGATGAATTTCAAGGGTGGCTTTATATGCCAGGGGCAGGACAAGTGGATACCTTTAATGTTGAAGATATTAAAGAAGGTAATAAGGAAGCCGCAAATCATTTTAAGGATAAAAAAATACAATTTGTTTTTTCGGGATTGGCAATTGTCCCTCAACATGAAAATCAAGCAGCAGTTTCTTATGAGATTACATATCGGGATGATGAAAGAATGGTTAGAGCATTAAATCTTGAAGTTTGGAAAAAAGGGACAGATGGTAAGTGGAGAATTATCCGCTGGTATCAAGAGAAAGGTCTTAGTGAATGA